A window of Acetonema longum DSM 6540 genomic DNA:
CGGTTATGCGTGGTATTATTGGCGGTTTTGCTTATTTTGTCCGGCGCCTTGTACAAGGCTGTTCCTTCTTCTTTTGTACCCTCCGAGGATCAAGGGTACTTCCTTACAGCCGTAAATCTGCCGGAAGCGGCCAGTTTGAACCGGTCACAGGCAGTGCTCGACAAGGTGGCTGCAGAAATACGTTCCCAGCCCGGCGTCGCGGATACAATGGCCATAACCGGCTTCGACGCGCTGAGCGGGGGAACCCAGTCCAGCTCGGGCGTTATTTTTACCAGGCTGAAACCCTGGGCGGAAAGAAAGACGCCTGAACTGCAGGTATCACAACAAATTCTTAGCGTCTTTAAAAGCAGCAGCCACATTCCCGAGGCCAGCGTCATGGCGTTTAATCCGCCGGCGCTGCCCGGCTTGGGCCGGGTAGGAGGGTTTACCCTGATGCTGGAAGACCGGACGGGCAGCACGGACGAGGAAATCGACCGCATATCCAGGGGATTTCTGACTGCAGCCCGCCAGCGGCCGGAAATTGGCACCATTTATACGACCTTTTCCATTTCGACGCCGGGATATGAATTTCAAGTGGACCGGGAAAAGGTGGAAAAACTGGGCGTTTCGCTCGACGAGGTCTTCAGTACCTTACAGGCTTTTCTCGGCGGCACGCAGGTGAATGACTTCAACCGTTTCGGTCGTTCCTACAAAGTCATTATGCAAGCTGAGCCCCAGTTCCGCAATGACGTTGATGCCACCCGCTTCTTTTATCTGCGCAGCTCGTCCAACACCATGGTGCCGCTCAGCACCTTGATCAAGGCGGTGCCGGTCAATGCCGCCTCGATTATTACCAGGTACAACGGCAGCAGGGCCGTGCAGATCAACGGCAGTCCGGCCACGGGCTACAGCTCCGGACAGGCGATTACCGCCCTGGAGGAGGTGGCTGCCCAGACTCTGCCCAGCGGTTTTAGCTACTCCTGGTCAGGCCAAAGCCGGGAAGAAAAAATATCCGGCGGCAGGACTCCCATCGTGTTTGGCTTTGCCTTGCTGTTTGTCTTTTTAAGCCTGGCGGCGCTTTACGAGAGCTGGCGCATTCCCTTTGCCGTTATGTTAAGCGTGCCTACCGGCCTCTTCGGCGCTTTTCTTTTCCAGTATGCGCGCAACCTGGAGAATAGCATCTATATGCAGATTGGCCTGGTGATGCTGATCGGTCTGGCAGCGAAAAATGCCATATTGATTGTGGAATTCGCTAAGGTGCGGTTGGATGCAGGGATGAAGCCGGCGCCGGCCGCTATTGAAGCTGCCAAAATCCGCTTCCGGCCCATTTTGATGACCTCAATGGCCTTTATCATCGGCTGCCTGCCACTGGCCTTGGCCAGCGGCGCCGGTGCCGGCGCCAGAAATGCCATGGGGACCGCGGTGGTGGGTGGCATGTTTATGGCTACGCTCCTGGGGATATTCCTGGTGCCGGTTCTCTTTGTGGTCATAGAACAAATGGCGGCAAAGCGCCAGCCGCAGCAAAACGCGATTAAGCAGCATATTTGAGACTGTTTGTTATAGATCTGTTTCGGGCCGCTCCTTCTCCCCAGCGAAGCAGGAGCGGCGTTCCTGCGTAGAGAAGCAAAAAACTAGAATGGATCAACAGGAAAACAAGTAAGTTAATTAGGAGGTTATCTATGAGAACATCCGGAAGGCGCATGACCAAGCTATTGGTACCGATTCTCGTTTTATCTGCCCTCAGCCGCCCGGTATTCGCCGCGCCCATTGAGCTGTCGCTTGACGAGAGTATCACCTTGGCGCTGCAAAATAATTCGGATATAAAAATCGCGGCCTCTGAGAGAGAACAAAACAGTTGGGCGCTGAAACAAGCAAAAGCGGGCAAAGGATTCAGCCTCAGCCTGACCCATAGCGACACGCGCTATAGCTCGCCGACGGTGGAATTCGCCGACGGCCGTTACAGCCGCGACAAATTTGCCAGCACAGTGTCGGCCAGCTTGCCGGTCTACTCCGGCGGTAAATTGGAGAGTCAGATCGAGCAGGCTAAACTGGGGCTCGACATTGCCGATCTCACGGTCGAGGCAACCAGGCAGCAAATTAAACAAAACGTCACTACAAACTATTTCGGCGTGCTGCAGTATCAGCAAGAATTGCAGGTGAACCGGGAAACGGTCGATAACTATACCGCCCACCTGAAAAATGTCCGGGATAAGTATGAAGTCGGCACAGTGGCCAAAATTTTAGTTGTGCTTGATGATACGGCCATTCGGGCGCAGGTTGCCCAGTATAAGGCCCAGGTGACCAATTACGCTTCTATTTACGAGCGTACCAGGAAACTGACAGCCCTTGGCGGCGAGTCGGCGCAGCAGTTGGACTCCGATCAGACCAACTACCTGGTGGCCAAAGCTAACTACGACAATTATGTAACCCAGCTGGGATATTATGTGATTACGGCGCCCATTGACGGCGTAGTGATCGGCGAGCCTACTCCCGCCGGCCAGACGGTGGTCCAGGGGATTTCCGAGGCTCAGGTGCTCATGACCGTTGCCGATATGTCCCAAATGCAGGTCAAGGTCATGGTGGATGAAACGGATATCGGCAAGGTAAAAACAGGGCAGACTGTTTCCTTCACTGTGGATACCTACACGGACAAAACCTTTACCGGCGAGGTAACGCGCATTTCCAAGGATGCCACTACTTCGTCGAATGTTGTTTACTACTATGTATATGTAGATGTGGATTCGCCGCAGGGCCTGCTGTATCCGACGATGACCGCCAGAGTCACGCTTCACGTTGGTGAGAGCAAAAATGCGCTGGTGGTGCCTTTGTCGGCCATCAAGGAAGAAAAAGGGCAAAAGTATGTGCAAGTGATGGTCAACGGCCAACTGCAGAACCAACCGGTCCAAATCGGATTGAGCAATGACGAGCAGACGGAAATCCTCAGCGGACTCAATGAAGGCGATCAGGTCGTGCTTCCTGCGGCCAAGGCGCCGACTGCAAACGCTCAGCGTCAGGGACCGCCGCCTCCCCTATAAAAGCCAGGAGGGAAAATCATGACTTATTGCGTTCGCTTTGATACTGCCGCCGATGCCAGCCGGGTCTTCCCGGCACGGGACGGAAGTATGAGGCCGGATGAGATTCAACAGGGGGTGAGGAGATGTTCTGGGAAAGTGTTCTGATTGCGCTGGAAGGACTGCGGGCGAACAAGCTCCGTTCCGCCCTGACGATGCTGGGGATTATCATCGGCGTTGGCGCCGTTATTGCCATGGTTTCCATTGGCCTGGGCGTACAGCAAAGAGTGCAGAGCTCCATTGCCAGCCTGGGAAGCAATCTGCTGATTGTTATGCCCGGGTCCAATTCGCCGTCCGGCGGGGTGCGCCTGGCAGCCGGGTCCAATATTACACTGACCCGCCGGGATGCCCAGGCTATTTCCCGGGAGATCGCCGGGATCAACTATGCAGCGCCTGCTGTCAGCAGAACCTTTCAGGTCATCTATGGCAACCAAAATTGGAATACCAGTGTTCAGGGTACCACGCCGGAATTTTTGCCGATCCGTGATTTTGCCGTGGCTGCCGGTACCTTTTTCAGCAGCAGTGACGACGCCACCCGCAACCGGGTAGCGGTACTCGGACAGACCGTAGCCAGCAACCTGTTCGGCAACGTCAGCCCGTTGGGCAAGACTATTCGTATTGGCCAGGCGCCGTTTCGCGTAATCGGGATCCTCGCCAGCAAAGGGCAGTCATCCATGGGGCATGATCAGGACGACATGATCATTATCCCCCTGGCCACCGCTCAGGACCGGCTTCTGGGGATCACTTATGTGAATAGTATCAGCATCCAGGTGGAAAATGAAAAAATCATCGATCAGGTTCAAGAGAATGTCACCTCTTTGCTCAGGACGCGTCACCGCCTGGCGCCAAACGTAGAAAATGACTTCACGGTGCGCAATCTGACCGCCCTGATGGCGACCATGCAGGAGACTACCGGCACGATTACGCTGTTTTTGGGGGCGGTAGCCGCTATTTCTCTTCTGGTCGGCGGCATTGGGATCATGAATATCATGCTGGTGTCGGTGACTGAGCGGACGCGGGAAATCGGCATCAGAAAAGCATTGGGCGCTACCTTTAACAATATTCTTACCCAATTTATTGTCGAAGCGACGGTCATCAGTGTCACCGGCGGCTGCATCGGTATTTTGCTGGGGATAGCCGGTGCCCGCGTCGTATCGCTTATAGCCGGATGGAGTACGGTTATTTCCTCGCTGGCCATCCTGGGGGCCTTTGGCGTTTCAGTCATCATCGGCCTGTTTTTCGGGATTTATCCCGCCCGCCAGGCGGCTCTGCTGGATCCGATCGACGCTTTGCGGTATGAATAAGAAATTGAAGCCCACTTCCTTGCCTTGCGGCTTGAAAGTGGGCTTTGTCGACAATCTGAATTACGCGAGAGGTGTTTTGGGCGATGCTAAAACTTATAAGTGACACCTACGCCCAGACCGCTTTCACTGTCGCCGTGATCCGGCATAAAGGAGTAATAGTGGACGTTCAGGTCCAGGTTGCGGTCCAGCTTCATGTTGCCACCTACCTGCAGCTCTTTGTAATCGCTGCTGGCGATCAAAGAGCCGTACCCGTCCCATTCAGACGAGAGGTGGCCGTTTACAGCGACCCCCAGATACATGTCCGACTCTGAATAGAAACTGCGGTGGCCGATGATGCCCCGAAGATTGTCGCTAAAATGAAATTGGCCATAAATATCATCCATGTCATCACCATAGTCTCGGTCAACAGATTGCAATCCCAGAGTGAATTTTTCTGTGAAGCGATGCTCCAGGTAGACAGCATCGGTGCTGAGTCCCACGGCAGTTTCATTTTGATACAGGTCATTAATCGGCGCTGCGAAACCGGCGCTCGCATTCAGCGTGAGGAGAGCCGCCAGGGCAATTACAGTTTTTTTCAATAGGATAGCCTCCTTGCAAAAAAAAATTTACCATCATATTACCATTATACTACAGGGAATAGATAATATGTATGTCGATAATTATGTAAATAAAATAGCATGGGATTATGACAGAAATGTGACAAACAGCGGGCTTCTCCCGCGGTAAATACTTCCATTTTTAATTGCGCCGGCGCCGTTTTCGCATCGGAGGTGTCCTTGGAACGGATTGAAAACGGCGCCGGCATTGTTTAGTTAGGCATTATGAGTTATGCGGGAAGAATGATTGGAGGGATGCGGCGGTGCCGCTGCCCGGGCTTTTTAGGCTGCCGTCGGCCATCTGACGGCTTTGAATGTTGATTCTGGCTATGACTTCCCGCATGTAACGGCTGCTGCCGGACATGATATCCTGCAGGGAGTCACGTTTGAAACGCAGCAAATCGACTTTGGCCGTATAGCCGATGGCTTCGGTCATCATCAGGTACTCATCGGAAATATCCGTGGGAATGCCCATCTCAGCTATTGCATTTCTCAGCTTGCCTGTTTCTTTAATGAGGTCGGGAGTACTTTTCCCTTGCAGTGAGAATCCCAACTGTCCCCAAAATTCAACCGGCTTATAAATGGAATATTCATACTGCATCAGCTCGAAAACAAAATCCGGAGTGATGGCAAAACCGAATTGGCCGGCATTTTCCATCCATGCGGTGTGGGGGAAGACACCCGGGGGATTGACAATGACCGTATCAGGCAGTGTTTCCTGAATCAAGCGGATATCCGCCTCGTAAACATCCTGCAAGGTAACATCAGCCACTACCGGCGTAGGATAAATCAGAGACAGGCCGATGCGGCAATTCTTGCCTACCGCCGCGGCAGCCAGTTTAATGCAGTTGATGGTATCCACGATCTCCTTTTTCCGAACTCCTTTGTTCATCACCGTTTCATTGATCAAGTCATGGCCGGTTTCACCGCCCATGAATACCGCCCGCAGTCCGGATTGGATCATCAGGCAATAGGCGTCGTAAATAGCCGGGGTTACCCTTACCGGCCGCACAAACATCGAGTAATTCACCGTTAGATCATGCTCCAAGATAGCCTGGGCGATCTTTTTGCCATGCGCGGGCGGCGTTTCGGAACTGCTGAAACGGAAGAAGGAGATACCCTGCCGGCTCATAGCCTGAAACTCCCGGATGATTTCCGGCACCGGCCGGGGCTGGTAGGCTGAGGCCTGTCTGGTATGGGAGCAGAAGTTGCAGCGGTTCCAACTGCAGCCCATACCGTCTACCAGGGTGTGAAATAAGAGTTTATCCCGCATGTCCTCCGGGCGATAACGGGGGATAGTAAGCGATTGATTCTGTGCTGGCAGACCAGCGGGATTGTAAATCCCGGTTTGCACTAACCGTGACCGGCTGATTTCACGTTCAAACTGGGTGAAGAAGTCTGTCCGGGAGAAGGTTTGCCGCTGCAATGCAATCATCTTCTCCAGCACCTCTTCACCGGGGCCCAGAATGGCTACATCGAATTTTGTTTCATGGAAGACATGTTCCCCGTATACTTTTACCTGAGGTCCGCCGGCGACAATGATAACCTCGGGGCAAGCCTCCCTGACTTTGGCGGCCAGCAGTTTGCTCCAGCGGAAGGAATCGCCGTACCATAATTTGATTCCTAGCAGCGAGATTCGGTTATTCCGTATAGTGCGGATGATGTCGTTGATTTTGCCGTTTATATGCCGGGTTCGGTAATACAGTGATAAGGCCTGCACCGGCCAGGTCGACAGCATAAGGATCAGGAAGATATACTTGAATTCTTTCCGGTATGTCGCCATCTGCAGCCGGACTAACAGTCGCAGCAGTTTCAGGCACCAGGCCGGCACACCTGCTTCCGGTCCGCTGATTCTCTGTTCATCCATGACTTCCACCCGGTATGCCTTATCTTCCAGGTAGGTACGCAAAATCGCCAGGCTATTTTCCAGTGCCGCATCCGAAGCAATCCGCTGACGGGGCGCCATGCTGTTTACAAGCAGTAAATCGATCTCTGGCTTCATGGTTGAACCCTCCTTGTTGATCCGGCAGTGAGAATTGACAGGTTATGCAGAACCCTATTGGCGATATCCGGGTAGCGACGCTGGAATTTTGGGAAAGCCAACTGGGATAAGACTAGTATTTCTGCTTCCGTAGTCGAAACGGCATTTTGGGTATGGGCGGGATGCTCAATTAACCCTATTTCGCCAAAATGCTGCCCGGGCAGAACGGTATTTGTGCTGTCGGGACCGGATATTTGCACTGTGCCGGAAAGCAGAATGTTGAGTTCATTGCTGGGATCGCCGCTGGTGGTGATGCGGTCACCCGGATAGCACCGGGCAATGAGGCTGCAGCTGTGCAGGAATTTTTGGGCGGCTGCTTCAGGCAATCCCTGCAATACAGGTATGATTTTTTCGGGAGGGTTCCCTAAGCGGTTGTACAGCACCGTCCATAACTCTTTTTCCGTAATCAATTGACTGTTTACTACGCTGGAGTCTTCAGGAAATTCGTTGAAAAACCAGTCGGTAACCTCCTGGCTGGCGCAGTCTTTCCTTTTCCGGGCTATACGGAATATCGGAGAACGTACATTTCGCATATGGTTCATATCATCAACCAAATAGACAAGTGGTGCTATTAAACCATACCCCGGGTCTAAAAAATTCCTGCCAATACGTCGCAGTCCTATTTCTTCATAAAGCCGGAGTAGATAAAAGTTGCAGCCGCCAAAAATAAACTGCACTTGAAATCCGCAGGAAAGTTCGTAACATTTCGATAATAAAAAGTATAATATTTGTGAATTTCGATAAAGCGGCGCCACCATCAATTTGGTGATAAGGGCAAACCTTTGAGCCTTCTTTCCTTCGTAAAATTTTTGAAATCTGTCTAATGAAAGTACTTTTACCAATTCTTCGGGGAATTCTTCCGGCAAACCAATGTTTATCCTGATTGACCCAATAATTTCCGAATCCGTTTTAGCGTATAGCAAAAGACCCCATTCGTCCATTGCATCGAATAGAAGCTCCTTGCTTTGAATCGAAGGCTTTAACTGGCGGGACATTTCTTCTACGTAAGTGCGATAGCGAAAATGATAGATTTCCGCTTTTTCTTCAGGAGTTTTTGCCACCTCGACTGTTAATGGTCTACGTTCCATTTGATAACCGGGTACTGTTTGCAAATTGCCATTCATAAATAGTATCGCTCCTTTTAAAATAATGTGGAAGTTACCAAAGCTAGCACTAAGTTTTCATAGATATGCACCTCCTGTTACCAGGGAGATACGTTCAAACATTGTATAGTTCCTATCAACGGATGTAGAATTTGCAAAATAAATGTAGATTTTTGGCAGATCAGTAGGCATGAAAAATCCCTTTCCTTACTGGTTTAAGGAAAGGGGTTCATTCAGTATTTTCTCTCCAATGCACGGAGATGTTAATTTGAGGCGAGAGGATGATTAAATCGAATATAAAATGTAGTGCCGCTCTCACTTGTTTTAACATCAATATCAGCCTGATGCCTATTAGCAATTCTATAACACATAGGCAGTCCCAGCCCGGTTCCGTTGTCCTTGGTCGTTAAAAAAGGCGTGCCTAAATTGTTGAAGATATATTCAGGCATACCGGGGCCGTGGTCACTGACCGACAACACAGCTTTATCGTTGTCCCAAAATGTCCGGATATTGAGGCAGCCGCCTGATGGCATGGCTTCCAACCCATTGCGGACCAGATTCAGCAGCAGTTGACGAATTTCATTTTCATCCAGTTGTAATTCGGGTATTTCGGAAAGATCGAGACTGACGGCTATTTTGGAAGCGACGGCATCGGCTTGGATAAGGGGGAATAATGATTCGATAATCTTATTCAAGCTGCAGATTTTCAAATCAGCCCGTTTATCTTTGGCCAGACACAGATACTCCCGGATAATGGTATTGGTTCGATCTAACTCATCGATCATTAGTTCAAAATTGTCGCGGTAACGGTCAAATTCTTTTTTACTTAGCAATAATTGCAAATAGCCACGTACCGTAGTCAAGGGGTTGCGTATCTCATGGGCAACGCTGGCCGCCATTTCGCCCACAGTATTCATTCGGTCCGCCCGGGAAGCGATATATTCCATCTTTTTTCTAAAAGTGATATCGCGGATAATGCCTTCCAAAGCCAACATTGTACCATCTTCGGCGTAAAAAGGGACTCCTGTTTGTTCGACCCAAATGGTGCTTTGGTCTTTTCGTGTTAAGCGGAAGGCAAGCGGAAAAGAACGGGAACAAGAAGGGTTTTGGAGAAAATTGCAAAGCTGCGATACGTCATCGGGATGGGTCAAATGCAACATGAGCCGAGGGTCGGAATAATATTCCTCAGGGGTATATCCTGTAACCGCCAAAACTGATGGACTGATGTATTCAAAATAAGCTTCAGGCGACACTCGATAACGGTAGATTATATCGATGGCATTTTCAGCCAATAATCGATATTGAGCTTCTTTTTGCACCAAATCCAATCTGATGTTCTCGAAATACACCACCAATGTACATAGCGCAACAATAAGCCTCAGGATACAATCAATCAGATAACCCCATGGGACGAACCATGATACATCAATAAAAAAAGGCATATCCAGAGAGTGCATCCCCCATAAGGTATAGGCAAATGCGAGGATTTGTTTGCTCACTTTGCTCACCTTTAAATGACGCATAAAAATTATACCTAACCATATAGCTGTGATGCCGCCGAACCAAGCAGGGGGGAAAAGTTTGTAAGTAATCGGCAAATCCATTATTGTAAATATAAAGCTCAGCACTGAAGTGCCTAAAGCGGCATATATCCACCATATCTTTATGGGTTTGCCAATAAAGATATAAATGCCCCACACATATATTAAAATAGCCATAATTATTAATACCTGAAAGCAGGTAAACCCTGTTACGGAATTCGTCCAATCGAATATCCCGCTATCTAAAAAAACACCGCGTAAAAAAAGAATGAGCCAGCCTAATAACCAGTGACCAATATAGCGCTCACGATATACCACGTAAAGATAAGTATAAATGAGGATCATTAAAATCGTCCCGATTATCGTGCCTAATATAGATGCGGTAAAAAAATCCATACTCTATATCACCCCTTAGTGTCTTTGTATACCGCATTAGCCATTGAGAAACTAAAAAGGGAACATGTTTGAGCTAACGACCGAGATAATTCAAAACGGCATGCAGGGATTTATTACAAAAAGCGAACG
This region includes:
- a CDS encoding efflux RND transporter periplasmic adaptor subunit → MRTSGRRMTKLLVPILVLSALSRPVFAAPIELSLDESITLALQNNSDIKIAASEREQNSWALKQAKAGKGFSLSLTHSDTRYSSPTVEFADGRYSRDKFASTVSASLPVYSGGKLESQIEQAKLGLDIADLTVEATRQQIKQNVTTNYFGVLQYQQELQVNRETVDNYTAHLKNVRDKYEVGTVAKILVVLDDTAIRAQVAQYKAQVTNYASIYERTRKLTALGGESAQQLDSDQTNYLVAKANYDNYVTQLGYYVITAPIDGVVIGEPTPAGQTVVQGISEAQVLMTVADMSQMQVKVMVDETDIGKVKTGQTVSFTVDTYTDKTFTGEVTRISKDATTSSNVVYYYVYVDVDSPQGLLYPTMTARVTLHVGESKNALVVPLSAIKEEKGQKYVQVMVNGQLQNQPVQIGLSNDEQTEILSGLNEGDQVVLPAAKAPTANAQRQGPPPPL
- a CDS encoding ABC transporter permease, whose amino-acid sequence is MFWESVLIALEGLRANKLRSALTMLGIIIGVGAVIAMVSIGLGVQQRVQSSIASLGSNLLIVMPGSNSPSGGVRLAAGSNITLTRRDAQAISREIAGINYAAPAVSRTFQVIYGNQNWNTSVQGTTPEFLPIRDFAVAAGTFFSSSDDATRNRVAVLGQTVASNLFGNVSPLGKTIRIGQAPFRVIGILASKGQSSMGHDQDDMIIIPLATAQDRLLGITYVNSISIQVENEKIIDQVQENVTSLLRTRHRLAPNVENDFTVRNLTALMATMQETTGTITLFLGAVAAISLLVGGIGIMNIMLVSVTERTREIGIRKALGATFNNILTQFIVEATVISVTGGCIGILLGIAGARVVSLIAGWSTVISSLAILGAFGVSVIIGLFFGIYPARQAALLDPIDALRYE
- a CDS encoding B12-binding domain-containing radical SAM protein, encoding MKPEIDLLLVNSMAPRQRIASDAALENSLAILRTYLEDKAYRVEVMDEQRISGPEAGVPAWCLKLLRLLVRLQMATYRKEFKYIFLILMLSTWPVQALSLYYRTRHINGKINDIIRTIRNNRISLLGIKLWYGDSFRWSKLLAAKVREACPEVIIVAGGPQVKVYGEHVFHETKFDVAILGPGEEVLEKMIALQRQTFSRTDFFTQFEREISRSRLVQTGIYNPAGLPAQNQSLTIPRYRPEDMRDKLLFHTLVDGMGCSWNRCNFCSHTRQASAYQPRPVPEIIREFQAMSRQGISFFRFSSSETPPAHGKKIAQAILEHDLTVNYSMFVRPVRVTPAIYDAYCLMIQSGLRAVFMGGETGHDLINETVMNKGVRKKEIVDTINCIKLAAAAVGKNCRIGLSLIYPTPVVADVTLQDVYEADIRLIQETLPDTVIVNPPGVFPHTAWMENAGQFGFAITPDFVFELMQYEYSIYKPVEFWGQLGFSLQGKSTPDLIKETGKLRNAIAEMGIPTDISDEYLMMTEAIGYTAKVDLLRFKRDSLQDIMSGSSRYMREVIARINIQSRQMADGSLKSPGSGTAASLQSFFPHNS
- a CDS encoding cyclic nucleotide-binding domain-containing protein, with translation MNGNLQTVPGYQMERRPLTVEVAKTPEEKAEIYHFRYRTYVEEMSRQLKPSIQSKELLFDAMDEWGLLLYAKTDSEIIGSIRINIGLPEEFPEELVKVLSLDRFQKFYEGKKAQRFALITKLMVAPLYRNSQILYFLLSKCYELSCGFQVQFIFGGCNFYLLRLYEEIGLRRIGRNFLDPGYGLIAPLVYLVDDMNHMRNVRSPIFRIARKRKDCASQEVTDWFFNEFPEDSSVVNSQLITEKELWTVLYNRLGNPPEKIIPVLQGLPEAAAQKFLHSCSLIARCYPGDRITTSGDPSNELNILLSGTVQISGPDSTNTVLPGQHFGEIGLIEHPAHTQNAVSTTEAEILVLSQLAFPKFQRRYPDIANRVLHNLSILTAGSTRRVQP
- a CDS encoding PAS domain-containing sensor histidine kinase; translation: MDFFTASILGTIIGTILMILIYTYLYVVYRERYIGHWLLGWLILFLRGVFLDSGIFDWTNSVTGFTCFQVLIIMAILIYVWGIYIFIGKPIKIWWIYAALGTSVLSFIFTIMDLPITYKLFPPAWFGGITAIWLGIIFMRHLKVSKVSKQILAFAYTLWGMHSLDMPFFIDVSWFVPWGYLIDCILRLIVALCTLVVYFENIRLDLVQKEAQYRLLAENAIDIIYRYRVSPEAYFEYISPSVLAVTGYTPEEYYSDPRLMLHLTHPDDVSQLCNFLQNPSCSRSFPLAFRLTRKDQSTIWVEQTGVPFYAEDGTMLALEGIIRDITFRKKMEYIASRADRMNTVGEMAASVAHEIRNPLTTVRGYLQLLLSKKEFDRYRDNFELMIDELDRTNTIIREYLCLAKDKRADLKICSLNKIIESLFPLIQADAVASKIAVSLDLSEIPELQLDENEIRQLLLNLVRNGLEAMPSGGCLNIRTFWDNDKAVLSVSDHGPGMPEYIFNNLGTPFLTTKDNGTGLGLPMCYRIANRHQADIDVKTSESGTTFYIRFNHPLASN